A stretch of Myxococcus hansupus DNA encodes these proteins:
- a CDS encoding HEAT repeat domain-containing protein produces MQPFSFALVLLLLAPCAALAQGDSRIGFLGKQLQKSKDPRSRSQAALVLGATEDPEALPLLCNGLKDESELVRAAAAKGMAKLLELDALDCLQAHKGEADASVQAAVSEAVEALKEYQSRPPRFYVQLEAVKDRTGKLSAELVKATEARLRSRLVRNGAQLAPAKETKAAAKGTLKKLRVRGYRITPELHETEGGGLRVALVCLTYPELSLMGQVEVNAAGAQPGDLIKALVPRAVEEAAETFEWSSET; encoded by the coding sequence ATGCAGCCGTTTTCCTTCGCCCTCGTCCTGTTGCTCCTCGCGCCTTGCGCGGCCCTGGCCCAGGGTGACTCCCGTATTGGCTTCCTGGGCAAGCAGCTCCAGAAGAGCAAGGACCCGCGTTCGCGCTCGCAGGCGGCGCTGGTGCTCGGAGCCACCGAGGACCCCGAGGCCCTGCCGCTGCTGTGCAATGGACTGAAGGACGAGAGTGAGCTGGTGCGCGCGGCCGCCGCGAAGGGGATGGCGAAGCTGCTGGAACTCGACGCGCTCGACTGCCTCCAGGCGCACAAGGGGGAGGCGGACGCCTCGGTGCAGGCGGCGGTGAGCGAGGCCGTGGAGGCGTTGAAGGAGTATCAGTCCCGGCCGCCTCGCTTCTACGTGCAGCTCGAGGCGGTGAAGGACCGCACGGGCAAGCTGTCCGCGGAGTTGGTGAAGGCGACGGAGGCGCGGCTGCGCTCGCGGCTGGTGCGCAATGGGGCCCAGCTCGCGCCTGCAAAGGAGACGAAGGCCGCCGCGAAGGGCACACTGAAGAAGCTTCGGGTGCGCGGCTACCGCATCACGCCGGAGCTTCATGAGACCGAAGGGGGCGGGTTGCGGGTGGCGCTCGTCTGCCTCACCTACCCGGAGTTGTCGCTGATGGGGCAGGTGGAAGTGAATGCCGCGGGCGCTCAGCCGGGGGACCTCATCAAGGCCCTGGTGCCGCGCGCGGTGGAGGAAGCGGCGGAGACCTTCGAGTGGAGCAGCGAGACATGA
- the alaS gene encoding alanine--tRNA ligase: MPSALTASEIREAFLKFFEERGHRRVASSSLVPANDPTLMFTNAGMVQFKDVFTGREKRDYRRATTSQKCVRAGGKHNDLDNVGFTARHHTFFEMLGNFSFGDYFKSDAIAYGWEFVTKTLGLSTDRLAVTVFNGEGGTPWDEEAYELWKKQGVPAERLYKLGLKDNFWAMGDTGPCGPCSEIHYHQGDDIPCVEEAAGNTCLGVACDCDRWLEIWNLVFMQFERKEKDAPLIPLPKPSIDTGAGLERIASVVQGKRSNYETDLFQNILATVSELCGKPYSQETGASQRVVADHSRAAAFLISDGVQPSNEGRGYVLRRIMRRAIRHGTQLGLDEVFFFKVVDRVIELMGDAYPELKESRTFVLEVCRHEETSFRQTLSRGLKLIEEELSKLQKAGGKQLSGEVVFLLHGTYGFPWDLTQIIARERGFDVDLPRFEAILEEEANKNKFAGSGEKATGEIYLTLSERLGPSEFLGYEGEGHEGEGSVRAIVKDGVEVTQASQGDKVELVLDRTPFYGESGGQMGDTGRIVGHGGKAVAQVSDAQRPVPGLVVHSVEVTEGTFKVGDMVQAGVDVERRKSIRSNHSATHLLHKALKLVLGEHVKQAGSVVAPDYLRFDFAHFSPASSEQLEKVEDLVNGWIRDNASAETRVMNIEDAKKSGAVAMFGEKYGETVRVVTVHPESTELCGGTHVRRSGDIGLFKISSESGVASGVRRIVALTGIGALQYVREQEHELRKVAELFKSNAKDVSKRVEATQKRVKELERKVEEVAVKAQTASSKDLLEQAREVNGMKVLATKVDAADDNVLRGMADQLRDRIQSGVVAIGGEKDGRAIILVAATKDAVAKGINAGALVREMAKEVGGKGGGKAEMAQAGGPDASKLPAALEKLYELVKGMGAA; encoded by the coding sequence ATGCCTTCCGCCCTGACCGCCTCCGAGATTCGCGAGGCGTTCCTCAAGTTCTTCGAAGAGCGCGGCCACCGCCGTGTGGCGTCCTCTTCCCTCGTGCCGGCCAACGACCCGACGTTGATGTTCACCAACGCGGGCATGGTCCAGTTCAAGGACGTCTTCACCGGCCGTGAGAAGCGCGACTACCGCCGCGCCACCACGTCGCAGAAGTGCGTGCGCGCCGGCGGCAAGCACAACGACCTCGACAACGTGGGCTTCACCGCCCGGCATCACACGTTCTTCGAGATGCTCGGCAACTTCTCCTTCGGCGACTACTTCAAGTCCGACGCCATCGCGTACGGCTGGGAGTTCGTCACCAAGACGCTCGGCCTGTCCACCGACCGGCTCGCCGTCACCGTGTTCAACGGCGAGGGCGGCACCCCGTGGGACGAAGAGGCCTACGAGCTGTGGAAGAAGCAGGGCGTCCCCGCCGAGCGACTCTACAAGCTCGGCCTCAAGGACAACTTCTGGGCCATGGGCGACACCGGCCCCTGCGGCCCCTGCTCCGAAATCCACTACCACCAGGGCGACGACATCCCCTGTGTCGAAGAGGCCGCGGGCAACACGTGTCTGGGCGTCGCGTGTGACTGCGACCGCTGGCTCGAAATCTGGAACCTCGTGTTCATGCAGTTCGAACGCAAGGAGAAGGACGCGCCGCTCATCCCCCTGCCGAAGCCGTCCATCGACACCGGCGCGGGCCTGGAGCGCATCGCGTCCGTCGTCCAGGGCAAGCGGTCCAACTACGAGACCGACCTCTTCCAGAACATCCTCGCCACCGTCAGCGAGCTGTGCGGCAAGCCCTACTCGCAGGAGACGGGCGCGTCGCAGCGCGTGGTCGCGGACCACAGCCGCGCGGCGGCGTTCCTCATCTCGGACGGCGTCCAGCCCTCCAACGAGGGCCGGGGCTACGTCCTGCGCCGCATCATGCGCCGCGCCATCCGGCACGGCACCCAGCTCGGCCTGGACGAGGTCTTCTTCTTCAAGGTCGTGGACCGCGTCATCGAGCTGATGGGCGACGCGTACCCCGAGCTCAAGGAGAGCCGCACCTTCGTGCTCGAGGTCTGCCGGCACGAAGAGACGAGCTTCCGTCAGACGCTCAGCCGCGGTCTCAAGCTCATCGAGGAGGAGCTGTCCAAGCTGCAGAAGGCTGGCGGCAAGCAGCTCTCCGGCGAGGTCGTCTTCCTGCTCCACGGCACCTACGGCTTCCCGTGGGACCTCACGCAGATCATCGCCCGTGAGCGTGGCTTCGACGTGGACCTGCCCCGCTTCGAGGCCATCCTCGAGGAGGAGGCGAACAAGAACAAGTTCGCGGGCTCCGGCGAGAAGGCCACCGGCGAGATCTACCTGACGCTGTCGGAGCGGCTCGGTCCGTCCGAGTTCCTCGGCTACGAGGGCGAGGGCCACGAGGGCGAAGGCAGCGTGCGCGCCATCGTGAAGGACGGCGTCGAGGTCACCCAGGCCAGCCAGGGAGACAAGGTGGAGCTGGTCCTGGACCGCACGCCCTTCTACGGCGAGTCCGGCGGCCAGATGGGCGACACGGGCCGCATCGTCGGCCACGGTGGCAAGGCGGTGGCGCAGGTCAGCGATGCGCAGCGCCCCGTGCCGGGCCTCGTGGTTCACTCGGTCGAGGTCACCGAGGGCACCTTCAAGGTCGGCGACATGGTCCAGGCCGGTGTGGACGTGGAGCGCCGCAAGTCCATCCGCTCGAACCACTCCGCGACGCACCTGCTGCACAAGGCGCTCAAGCTCGTGCTCGGTGAGCACGTGAAGCAGGCGGGCTCCGTCGTGGCGCCGGACTACCTGCGCTTCGACTTCGCGCACTTCTCCCCTGCCTCGTCCGAGCAGCTCGAGAAGGTCGAGGACCTGGTCAACGGCTGGATTCGCGACAACGCGTCGGCCGAAACGCGCGTGATGAACATCGAGGACGCGAAGAAGTCCGGCGCCGTCGCCATGTTCGGCGAGAAGTACGGCGAGACGGTTCGCGTCGTCACCGTGCACCCCGAGTCCACCGAGCTGTGCGGCGGCACGCACGTGCGGCGCAGCGGTGACATCGGCCTGTTCAAGATCAGCAGCGAGAGCGGCGTGGCGTCCGGCGTGCGCCGCATCGTCGCGCTGACGGGCATCGGAGCGCTCCAGTACGTCCGCGAGCAGGAGCACGAGCTGCGCAAGGTGGCGGAGCTGTTCAAGTCGAACGCCAAGGATGTCTCCAAGCGCGTCGAGGCGACCCAGAAGCGCGTGAAGGAGCTGGAGCGCAAGGTCGAGGAGGTCGCCGTCAAGGCACAGACCGCCAGCAGCAAGGACCTGCTGGAGCAGGCTCGCGAAGTGAACGGCATGAAGGTCCTCGCCACCAAGGTGGACGCGGCGGACGACAACGTCCTGCGCGGCATGGCGGACCAGCTTCGTGACCGCATCCAGTCCGGCGTGGTCGCCATCGGCGGCGAGAAGGACGGCCGGGCCATCATCCTGGTCGCGGCGACCAAGGACGCCGTGGCCAAGGGCATCAACGCGGGCGCGCTCGTTCGCGAGATGGCGAAGGAGGTCGGCGGCAAGGGCGGCGGCAAGGCGGAGATGGCCCAGGCCGGCGGTCCCGATGCCTCGAAGCTCCCGGCGGCGCTCGAGAAGCTGTACGAGCTGGTGAAGGGCATGGGCGCGGCGTGA
- a CDS encoding HAMP domain-containing protein: protein MTTTTAPLAPAKRRWRNFLLDTGFQLKLTAYIVTVTLVLSALLGVFLVRGAQSLMQETSAAVEARSRAAEVSRELSGATLSNELLARMDDPTFEATFREKAQAIDSAYEAERAAIVAQRAELERQQKLTWWVLGGFLVAFIFVVALGTIVVTHKVAGPLFRIRRMVQEVHDGRLRPPQHGLREGDDLQELFEATRKMVNRLRETNEEDARTLSNVLVAAERSGAPAEFIHELRALDARYKARLED from the coding sequence ATGACGACGACCACGGCGCCCCTCGCGCCCGCCAAGCGACGCTGGCGCAACTTCCTCCTCGATACGGGCTTCCAGCTCAAGCTGACGGCGTACATCGTCACGGTGACGCTCGTGCTGTCGGCGTTGCTGGGCGTGTTCCTCGTCCGCGGCGCGCAGTCGCTGATGCAAGAGACGTCGGCGGCGGTGGAGGCTCGCTCGCGCGCGGCGGAGGTCAGCCGGGAGCTGTCCGGGGCCACGCTGTCCAATGAGCTCCTGGCCCGGATGGACGACCCGACGTTCGAGGCGACCTTCCGCGAGAAGGCGCAGGCCATCGATTCGGCCTACGAGGCGGAGCGTGCCGCCATCGTCGCCCAGCGCGCCGAGCTGGAGCGGCAGCAGAAGCTCACCTGGTGGGTCCTGGGTGGCTTCCTGGTCGCCTTCATCTTCGTGGTGGCGCTGGGGACCATCGTGGTGACGCACAAGGTGGCGGGGCCGCTCTTCCGCATCCGCCGCATGGTGCAGGAGGTCCACGACGGCCGGCTGCGTCCGCCGCAGCACGGGCTCCGCGAAGGGGATGATCTCCAGGAGCTCTTCGAGGCCACCCGGAAGATGGTGAACCGTCTGCGCGAGACGAACGAAGAGGACGCCAGGACCCTGTCCAACGTCCTCGTCGCCGCCGAGCGGTCGGGGGCTCCGGCGGAGTTCATCCACGAGCTGCGCGCGCTGGATGCTCGCTACAAGGCGCGGCTGGAGGACTGA
- a CDS encoding Hsp70 family protein — MLGIDLGTTQARVAFVRDGTPTLIPLPGTTATDLPALIAVNGSGDLVVGASAQLEGSRAPRRAVPGLKRLLGLKPRSPQLRWLAPLLPYPVTTDTNGDAAVEVRGRVISPTLFTAMLLRELKHAAATHLGRKPTRAVICAPTHFTDRQCAALREAATLAGLDAQRILIAPAAAALAYAHGRGLARKRVLVVDLGGGGLQVCVVQVTGDDLEVITTGGDATLGGMDFDGRIAEALASDLSEQGVPKPDHPLDWMPLRAAAESTKVALSTQEQVDVTLPSGTVPPFNRERVEALTADLAQRVTTVVRDVLDSNALSPQGLDAVLLVGGQSATPMVRRRLEESLGVSVREDVDAKNSVALGAALLGQGLLLAEVGKPAATVSEVLSSPLAVAERGGTLRRVLERNTRLPATKTLVVPCAPGPLEVALFQGTSAQANDAEYLGRLALNVERAGEVELHFALTADGALSLEATLPGVKRHAVPLGTEPLDDAAFDALIARSPWEPAPEPRPGGLLSGIKKLFGRR, encoded by the coding sequence GTGCTCGGCATCGACCTCGGCACCACGCAGGCGCGCGTCGCCTTCGTCCGCGATGGGACTCCGACGCTCATTCCGCTCCCCGGCACCACCGCCACGGACCTCCCCGCCCTCATCGCCGTGAATGGCAGCGGCGACCTCGTTGTCGGCGCGTCCGCGCAACTCGAAGGCAGCCGCGCACCGCGCCGCGCGGTCCCCGGCCTCAAACGCCTGCTCGGGCTGAAGCCCCGTTCGCCGCAGCTCCGCTGGCTCGCGCCGCTGCTCCCCTACCCCGTCACCACCGATACCAACGGGGACGCAGCCGTGGAGGTCCGAGGCCGCGTCATCTCGCCCACCCTCTTCACTGCCATGCTGCTTCGCGAGCTGAAGCACGCCGCCGCGACTCACCTGGGCCGCAAGCCGACTCGCGCCGTCATCTGCGCGCCCACGCACTTCACCGACCGCCAATGCGCGGCCCTACGGGAAGCCGCGACGCTCGCGGGGCTCGACGCCCAACGCATCCTCATCGCCCCCGCGGCGGCGGCGCTCGCGTATGCACATGGCCGAGGACTCGCGCGCAAACGCGTCCTCGTCGTGGACCTCGGCGGCGGCGGGCTCCAGGTCTGCGTGGTGCAAGTCACCGGTGACGACCTCGAGGTCATCACCACCGGCGGAGACGCCACGCTGGGCGGCATGGACTTCGACGGCCGCATCGCCGAGGCGCTCGCCAGCGACCTCTCCGAACAAGGCGTGCCCAAGCCAGACCACCCGCTCGACTGGATGCCCCTGCGCGCCGCGGCCGAGTCCACCAAGGTGGCCCTCTCCACCCAGGAACAGGTGGACGTCACGCTGCCCTCGGGCACCGTGCCTCCCTTCAACCGGGAGCGCGTGGAAGCCCTCACCGCCGACCTCGCCCAGCGCGTCACCACCGTCGTCCGCGACGTGCTCGACTCCAACGCCCTCTCACCGCAAGGGCTCGACGCGGTGCTCCTCGTCGGTGGGCAGAGCGCCACGCCGATGGTCCGTCGCCGGCTCGAGGAGAGTCTCGGAGTGAGCGTGCGCGAGGACGTGGACGCGAAGAACAGCGTGGCCCTGGGCGCCGCGCTGCTCGGACAAGGCTTGCTCCTCGCCGAGGTCGGCAAGCCCGCGGCGACCGTCTCCGAAGTGCTCTCCTCACCCCTCGCCGTCGCCGAGCGCGGTGGAACCCTGCGGCGCGTCCTCGAACGGAACACCCGCCTGCCCGCGACCAAGACGCTGGTGGTCCCCTGCGCGCCCGGCCCGCTCGAAGTCGCCCTCTTCCAAGGGACCTCCGCTCAGGCCAACGACGCGGAGTACCTCGGCCGGCTCGCGCTCAACGTCGAACGCGCGGGCGAGGTGGAGCTGCACTTCGCGCTCACCGCGGACGGCGCCCTGTCGCTGGAGGCCACGCTGCCCGGCGTGAAGCGGCACGCGGTGCCCCTGGGCACCGAGCCTCTGGACGACGCGGCCTTCGACGCGCTCATCGCCCGCTCTCCGTGGGAGCCCGCCCCAGAGCCGCGTCCCGGGGGCCTGCTGTCCGGCATCAAGAAACTCTTCGGCCGCCGCTGA
- a CDS encoding cupredoxin domain-containing protein has translation MRQFISRIIKPWLALAATAAMVGVTQQGCTKSPDVEQAPLTPEKRENGVRIVDLSVTEKGYEPSPVNLKKGEPVKLVVTRKTDHTCATEVVMDGYDINTPLPLNEPVEIAFTPKESGKLVYGCAMNKMISGVFMVD, from the coding sequence ATGCGCCAGTTCATCTCCCGCATCATCAAGCCCTGGCTCGCCCTGGCCGCGACGGCCGCCATGGTGGGCGTCACCCAGCAGGGTTGCACCAAGTCCCCCGACGTGGAGCAGGCGCCGCTCACCCCCGAGAAGCGGGAGAACGGCGTGCGCATCGTGGACCTGTCCGTCACGGAGAAGGGCTACGAGCCCAGCCCCGTGAATCTCAAGAAGGGCGAGCCGGTGAAGCTCGTGGTGACGCGCAAGACGGACCACACGTGCGCCACCGAGGTCGTCATGGACGGCTACGACATCAACACGCCGCTGCCGCTCAACGAGCCGGTGGAGATTGCCTTCACCCCGAAGGAGTCCGGCAAGCTCGTGTACGGCTGCGCCATGAACAAGATGATTTCCGGCGTTTTCATGGTCGACTGA
- the trmB gene encoding tRNA (guanine(46)-N(7))-methyltransferase TrmB — translation MPRPRLLPEPVGLTLATQETPPDWDAEFGFTGPLELEIGSGAGGHALEYCRRHPEVRFVAFEWRKKYARDTQERGNKAGLRNLRVIESDARFVVPRIFAPGSLSVIHLQFPDPWWKRSHAKRAVIQPAFAELLYGKLAPGGRFDMRTDVQDRGVSMLAILESAGFQNPLGSGVFHPYDPEEVPSTRERRYLASGEPVYRARLVKPA, via the coding sequence ATGCCCCGCCCCCGCCTGCTGCCCGAGCCCGTCGGACTCACGTTGGCCACCCAGGAGACCCCTCCCGACTGGGATGCGGAGTTCGGTTTCACGGGGCCACTCGAACTGGAGATTGGCTCCGGCGCCGGCGGCCACGCCCTGGAGTACTGCCGCCGTCACCCCGAGGTGCGCTTCGTCGCCTTCGAGTGGCGCAAGAAGTACGCGCGCGACACCCAGGAGCGCGGCAACAAGGCGGGCCTGCGCAACCTGCGCGTCATCGAATCCGATGCCCGCTTCGTCGTGCCTCGCATCTTCGCGCCGGGCTCGCTCTCGGTCATCCACCTCCAGTTCCCCGACCCCTGGTGGAAGCGCTCCCACGCCAAGCGCGCTGTGATTCAGCCCGCCTTCGCCGAGCTCCTGTACGGGAAGCTCGCACCGGGTGGCCGCTTCGACATGCGCACCGACGTCCAGGACCGCGGCGTGTCGATGCTCGCCATCCTGGAATCCGCTGGTTTCCAGAACCCCCTGGGTTCAGGCGTTTTCCATCCCTATGACCCGGAAGAAGTGCCCTCCACTCGGGAGCGCCGCTATCTGGCCAGTGGGGAGCCCGTGTACCGGGCGCGGCTAGTGAAGCCTGCCTGA
- a CDS encoding helicase C-terminal domain-containing protein encodes MGGAAELFTRHVFLDLETTGLDPRVDEIIELGCIFFENGREVDRFARLYSASRPLPLTIRRLTGLTDADLAGKPRFGTDMAELRTRLTGWTVVAHNAPFEKGFLPDLLGPIRAPVLDSCELMHYLHPELTSHSLESLLRWAGLALRQPHRAVSDCEAVYSVLVHAMDRCIREGRGDDVVDLLAALDPRKGAELRLAMEGVGLTNGAFGAFDYEEWPLVDVLSRLAAACRAEAAPLSLEAQGFLRGKPERRRAGGASAPPEPEADTPVLPVRPDEVDALLGASGALEQSGEGFVSRASQLDVAQAVARALSDGGQLAVEAGTGTGKSLAYLAPAALFAARNGRKVGVAPHTKTLQDQLLEKDLPRLHRATKGGFGYALLKGQTNYLCRRRALEATRVEPGMGHAARAPRAYLRAYLRRSGEGDLDRLSHWFRERFPVLMALVPAVRSEASTTLGEKCPHFHRCFYHSAVAQAREADVLVINQSLAFAWPARYPKLDHLVLDEAHEVEDVATTALALELSDLAFLRLTERLHGRDGRRGLFAELRKALSGSRRTETRSLMGEVEDGLRRLLDDARDLGARVTELCEPSATAVGEDSDEGAYSPELRITAAVRALPVWEPVREGLEAVRGALQALHVLMSVRVPAALPELAARQPALERELSGANTELGELAMLAGELSGEAAPGRCYAATSEPKRQRWSLSAQPVDVSAYVSKDFAESKRTLVLASATLGTGDNAPFVLRRLGLDGRGGRPAPRIVRAATPFKLREQALVVLVTDAPRAHEEPFIEWASHRISGLAQTMGGRLLGLFASTRRMDRVGTSVRARLDPLGIEVLRQSRGHSRSLAARQERDTGTVLLGTKSFWQGVDIPGRGVGCVFIDKLPLEPALRPLVAAREEPLSRNGGEYIGFLNYRLPRALLQLRQGVGRLIRSTTDRGVVIIADPGHPSYRAHLMSALDGYRVEALPWAQARLRIHAMLKETGLTVESGPERTWG; translated from the coding sequence ATGGGCGGCGCGGCGGAGCTCTTCACCCGGCATGTCTTCCTCGACCTCGAGACCACGGGGCTGGACCCTCGTGTGGACGAGATCATCGAGTTGGGCTGCATCTTCTTCGAGAACGGACGCGAGGTGGACCGCTTCGCGCGCCTGTACTCGGCGTCGCGGCCTCTTCCCCTCACCATCCGGCGGCTGACGGGCCTGACGGATGCCGACCTCGCGGGCAAGCCGCGCTTCGGCACCGACATGGCGGAGCTGCGCACGCGGCTCACCGGCTGGACAGTGGTGGCGCACAACGCGCCCTTCGAAAAAGGCTTCCTGCCGGACCTGCTGGGCCCCATCCGCGCGCCGGTGCTCGACTCGTGCGAGCTGATGCACTACCTGCACCCGGAGCTGACCAGCCACTCGCTGGAGTCGCTGCTGCGCTGGGCCGGGCTCGCGCTGCGCCAGCCGCATCGCGCCGTGTCGGACTGCGAGGCGGTGTACTCGGTGCTGGTGCACGCCATGGACCGGTGCATCCGCGAAGGCCGTGGCGATGACGTGGTGGACCTGCTCGCCGCGTTGGACCCCCGCAAGGGCGCGGAGCTGCGGCTCGCCATGGAGGGCGTGGGCCTGACGAATGGCGCGTTCGGCGCCTTCGACTACGAGGAATGGCCGTTGGTGGACGTGCTGTCCCGCCTGGCCGCAGCGTGCCGCGCGGAAGCCGCGCCCCTGTCGCTGGAGGCCCAGGGCTTCCTGCGCGGGAAGCCGGAGCGGCGGCGCGCGGGAGGCGCGAGCGCCCCGCCGGAGCCCGAGGCCGACACGCCCGTGCTCCCGGTGCGGCCGGACGAGGTTGACGCGCTGCTGGGCGCGAGCGGCGCGCTGGAGCAATCCGGCGAGGGCTTCGTGAGCCGCGCCTCGCAGCTCGACGTGGCGCAGGCCGTGGCGCGTGCGTTGTCGGACGGCGGGCAGCTCGCGGTGGAGGCCGGCACGGGCACGGGCAAGTCCCTGGCGTACCTGGCGCCCGCGGCCCTGTTCGCGGCGCGCAACGGGCGCAAGGTGGGCGTGGCGCCGCACACCAAGACGCTGCAGGACCAGCTCCTGGAGAAGGACCTTCCCCGGCTGCACAGGGCCACGAAAGGTGGCTTCGGTTACGCGCTGCTGAAGGGACAGACGAACTACCTGTGCCGCCGCCGTGCGCTGGAGGCCACGCGCGTTGAGCCCGGCATGGGGCACGCCGCGCGAGCACCTCGGGCGTACCTGCGGGCATATCTGCGGCGCAGTGGCGAAGGCGACCTGGACCGGCTGAGCCACTGGTTCCGCGAGCGCTTCCCGGTGCTGATGGCGCTGGTGCCCGCCGTGCGCTCCGAGGCCTCGACGACGCTGGGCGAGAAGTGCCCGCACTTCCATCGGTGCTTCTATCACTCGGCCGTGGCCCAGGCGCGTGAGGCGGACGTCCTGGTCATCAACCAGTCGCTCGCCTTCGCGTGGCCCGCGCGCTACCCGAAGCTGGACCATCTGGTCCTCGACGAGGCGCACGAGGTCGAGGATGTCGCGACCACCGCCCTGGCGCTGGAGCTGTCGGACCTGGCCTTCCTCCGCCTCACCGAGCGGCTTCACGGCCGTGACGGGCGGCGCGGCCTCTTCGCCGAGCTGCGCAAGGCGCTGAGCGGCTCGCGGCGGACGGAGACGCGGTCGCTGATGGGCGAAGTGGAGGACGGCCTGCGCCGGTTGCTCGACGACGCGCGTGACCTTGGGGCGCGGGTGACGGAGCTGTGCGAGCCCTCGGCCACCGCGGTGGGTGAGGACTCGGACGAAGGGGCGTACTCCCCGGAGCTGCGAATCACCGCGGCGGTGCGCGCCCTGCCGGTGTGGGAGCCCGTTCGCGAAGGCCTGGAGGCCGTGCGTGGCGCGCTCCAGGCGCTCCATGTCCTGATGTCCGTGCGTGTACCGGCGGCACTTCCCGAGCTCGCGGCCCGGCAGCCCGCGCTGGAGCGAGAGCTGTCCGGCGCCAACACGGAGCTGGGTGAGCTGGCCATGCTCGCGGGCGAGCTGTCCGGCGAAGCCGCTCCGGGCCGGTGCTACGCCGCCACCTCGGAGCCGAAGCGCCAGCGGTGGAGCCTGAGCGCCCAACCCGTGGACGTGTCCGCCTACGTGTCGAAGGACTTCGCGGAGAGCAAGCGCACGCTGGTGCTGGCCTCCGCGACGCTGGGCACGGGTGACAACGCCCCCTTCGTCCTCCGCCGTCTCGGACTGGACGGACGCGGCGGGCGCCCCGCGCCACGGATTGTGCGCGCGGCCACGCCCTTCAAGCTTCGCGAGCAGGCGTTGGTGGTGCTCGTCACCGACGCGCCGCGCGCGCACGAAGAGCCGTTCATCGAATGGGCCTCGCACCGGATTTCGGGCCTGGCGCAGACGATGGGCGGCCGGCTGCTGGGGCTGTTCGCCTCCACGCGGCGCATGGACCGCGTGGGCACGAGCGTTCGCGCCCGGTTGGATCCCCTGGGCATCGAGGTGCTGCGGCAGTCGCGCGGGCACAGCCGCTCCCTGGCGGCACGGCAGGAGCGCGACACGGGCACGGTGCTGCTGGGCACCAAGAGCTTCTGGCAGGGCGTGGACATCCCTGGCCGTGGCGTGGGCTGCGTCTTCATCGACAAGCTGCCGCTGGAGCCCGCCTTGCGGCCCCTGGTCGCGGCGCGAGAGGAGCCCCTGTCGCGGAACGGCGGCGAGTACATCGGGTTCCTGAACTACCGGCTGCCTCGGGCGCTCCTGCAACTTCGCCAGGGCGTGGGCCGGCTCATCCGCTCCACCACGGACCGAGGCGTGGTCATCATCGCGGACCCCGGTCACCCCAGCTACCGGGCGCACTTGATGAGCGCCCTGGACGGTTACCGCGTCGAAGCCCTCCCGTGGGCCCAGGCCCGCCTCCGCATCCACGCGATGCTGAAGGAAACGGGGCTCACCGTGGAATCGGGGCCTGAGCGCACCTGGGGTTGA
- a CDS encoding diguanylate cyclase: MADGERKRTLEVARRAPSGSTLSGRTVLIVDDDPAHVRHVRDGLAPHGYLFTEAHDGAQALSAIRESRPDLILMDVEMPGLGGVEVCRIVKANAGEDGFGFIPVILMTARQAAGKVEGLELGADDYLVKPFDMLELSARVKSMLRLKALQDALVEKNRELDRANKELAARREELLALTRTDALTGLANRRAFEERLSDEFARSRRYGAPLSLVMLDIDHFKRINDSFGHPFGDQVLKAVGQTARSRLREVDMLARYGGEEFIAVLPETAAADALVVCERVRDAIAALELVHVGGSGKPQPVRLTASLGVATVPSGDLPSAEALLRAADMSLYAAKEAGRNRVHQHAA, encoded by the coding sequence ATGGCGGATGGCGAACGGAAGAGGACGCTGGAGGTCGCCCGCCGCGCCCCATCCGGGAGCACCCTGAGTGGCCGCACAGTGCTCATCGTCGACGACGACCCGGCGCACGTCCGGCATGTGCGCGACGGACTGGCCCCGCACGGCTACCTCTTCACCGAAGCCCATGACGGCGCCCAGGCGCTGTCCGCCATCCGCGAGTCCCGGCCCGACCTCATCCTCATGGACGTGGAGATGCCGGGCCTGGGCGGCGTGGAGGTGTGCCGCATCGTCAAGGCGAACGCCGGCGAGGACGGCTTCGGCTTCATCCCGGTGATTCTCATGACGGCGCGGCAGGCCGCGGGGAAGGTGGAGGGGCTGGAGCTGGGCGCGGATGACTACCTGGTGAAGCCCTTCGACATGCTCGAGCTGTCCGCCCGCGTGAAGTCCATGCTGCGGCTGAAGGCGCTCCAGGACGCGCTGGTGGAGAAGAACCGCGAGCTGGACCGCGCCAACAAGGAGCTCGCGGCCCGGCGCGAGGAGCTGCTCGCCCTCACCCGCACGGATGCGCTCACGGGCCTGGCCAACCGGCGCGCCTTCGAGGAGCGGTTGAGTGACGAGTTCGCCCGTTCGCGCCGCTACGGAGCGCCGCTGTCGCTGGTGATGCTCGATATCGACCACTTCAAGCGCATCAACGACAGCTTCGGGCATCCCTTCGGGGACCAGGTGCTGAAGGCGGTGGGGCAGACCGCGCGTTCGCGCCTTCGGGAAGTGGACATGCTGGCGCGGTACGGGGGCGAGGAGTTCATCGCCGTCCTCCCGGAGACAGCCGCCGCGGACGCGCTCGTGGTCTGCGAACGGGTCCGCGACGCCATCGCCGCGCTGGAGCTGGTGCATGTGGGAGGAAGCGGGAAGCCCCAGCCCGTGCGGCTGACCGCGTCATTGGGCGTGGCCACGGTGCCCTCGGGCGACCTGCCGAGCGCGGAGGCGCTGCTGCGGGCGGCTGACATGAGCCTTTATGCGGCCAAGGAAGCGGGCCGCAACCGTGTCCATCAGCACGCCGCGTGA